One Dioscorea cayenensis subsp. rotundata cultivar TDr96_F1 chromosome 15, TDr96_F1_v2_PseudoChromosome.rev07_lg8_w22 25.fasta, whole genome shotgun sequence genomic region harbors:
- the LOC120277302 gene encoding transmembrane protein 184 homolog DDB_G0279555-like, protein MEIINMNPRTFTLLVTGSCVMLSVHFTIRLLSQHLFHWKNPKEQKAILVIILMAPLYAIVSFVGLLDIQGSEAFFTFLESVKECYEALVIAKFLALMYSYLNISISKNIVPDEIKGREIHHSFPMTLFQPHSVRLNHHTLKLLKYWTWQFVIIRPVCSVLMIVLELLGWYTSWISWTFTIILNISVSLALYALVIFYHVFAKELEPHKPLAKFLCIKGIVFFCFWQGLALEGLTAAGVIRSHHFWLDVEHIQEALQNVMVILEMVVFSIVQRYAYSAIPYTGASVDKPKHE, encoded by the exons ATGGAAATAATAAACATGAACCCCCGGACATTCACTCTACTAGTGACAGGATCCTGTGTGATGCTGTCAGTCCATTTTACAATACGGTTGCTATCACAGCATCTTTTCCATTGGAAGAACCCCAAAGAACAGAAGGCCATTCTGGTCATCATACTTATGGCCCCTTTATATGCCATTGTCTCCTTTGTTGGTCTGTTGGATATTCAGGGCAGTGAAGCCTTTTTCACATTCTTGGAGTCTGTCAAGGAATGCTATGAGGCCTTA GTGATTGCCAAGTTCTTGGCCTTGATGTATAGTTACTTGAATATCTCTATCAGTAAGAACATAGTTCCTGATGAAATTAAAGGAAGGGAAATTCATCATTCTTTCCCTATGACTCTCTTTCAG CCCCACTCTGTGAGATTAAATCATCATACTTTGAAGCTCCTTAAGTATTGGACATGGCAATTTGTCATAATTCGCCCAGTTTGTTCTGTCCTGATGATTGTTCTTGAACTTCTTGGATGGTACACAAGTTGGATCAGTTGGACGTTCACCATTATACTAAACATCTCCGTTTCCTTGGCATTGTACGCCTTGGTCATCTTCTACCATGTATTTGCGAAAGAGTTGGAGCCGCATAAACCTTTGGCGAAGTTCCTATGCATCAAAGGGATTGTCTTTTTCTGCTTTTGGCAG GGTTTGGCATTAGAAGGCTTAACAGCAGCAGGAGTCATTCGCTCTCACCATTTCTGGTTAGACGTGGAGCATATTCAGGAGGCTCTGCAGAATGTCATGGTTATTCTGGAGATGGTCGTTTTCTCTATCGTTCAGCGTTATGCGTACTCTGCCATCCCATACACTGGAGCCAGCGTAGACAAGCccaaacatgaataa